A part of Vicinamibacterales bacterium genomic DNA contains:
- a CDS encoding SulP family inorganic anion transporter, with amino-acid sequence MIAGLTVGLVALPLAMAFAISSGVGPEAGLHTAIVGGLVVAALGGSTIQVSGPTGAFVVVVAGIIAKFGLSGLFLVTMMGGVILVALGLSGLGTAVRYIPRPIVIGFTNGIALLIATTQIKDALGLPGTPPGEFFARMSALADALPSLNPAALGVTAASLAICLGVPRLAPRLPGAIAALVVGTTAVRLLDLPVATIGSVFGGLPRHLPAVHVPEFRADLVLPLLPSAITVALLGAVESLLSAVVADGMTGDRHDSNTELVAQGVANVLVPLVGGLPVTGAIARTATNYRAGARTPVAALVHAVTLAAVVAVFAPLASSVPLATLAAVLLVVAWNMGEWPEIPSILKLEWTDIAVWLLTFVLTVVADLTVAVESGMVLAALLYVHRVSQTTTVEGVTEAYIDEGRPHVLQGKDIPPYVSIVRVHGPFLFGTTTLLDEATADVEQFDAIVILRLRNMTAIDATGVDALERLHDRVVRSGRRMLFCGARQQPAAYLARAEFVHHVGAVNILPNVDAALDRARALVASGEVEPGSRAGAPTG; translated from the coding sequence CTGATTGCGGGCCTGACCGTCGGGCTCGTCGCGCTGCCGCTGGCGATGGCGTTCGCCATCTCGAGCGGCGTGGGCCCCGAGGCCGGACTGCACACGGCCATCGTCGGCGGCCTGGTCGTGGCGGCGCTCGGCGGTTCGACCATCCAGGTGTCCGGCCCGACCGGGGCCTTCGTGGTCGTGGTGGCCGGCATCATCGCCAAGTTCGGCCTGTCGGGTCTGTTCCTGGTGACGATGATGGGCGGCGTGATCCTGGTCGCGCTGGGCCTGTCGGGGCTGGGGACCGCCGTGCGCTATATCCCGCGGCCGATCGTCATCGGCTTCACCAACGGGATCGCCCTCCTCATCGCCACGACCCAGATCAAGGACGCCCTTGGCCTGCCGGGCACGCCGCCGGGCGAGTTCTTCGCGCGCATGAGCGCGTTGGCGGACGCCCTGCCGTCACTCAACCCGGCCGCGCTCGGCGTCACGGCGGCGTCGCTCGCCATCTGCCTGGGCGTGCCGCGCCTCGCGCCAAGGCTGCCCGGCGCCATCGCCGCCCTCGTGGTCGGCACGACGGCCGTGCGCCTGCTGGACCTGCCGGTCGCCACCATCGGCAGCGTGTTCGGCGGGCTGCCGCGCCATCTGCCGGCCGTGCACGTGCCGGAGTTCCGCGCGGACCTCGTGCTGCCCCTCCTGCCGTCCGCCATCACCGTCGCGCTCCTCGGCGCGGTGGAGAGCCTGCTGTCCGCCGTCGTGGCCGACGGCATGACCGGCGACCGCCACGACTCGAACACGGAGCTCGTCGCACAGGGCGTGGCCAACGTGCTCGTGCCTCTCGTGGGCGGGCTGCCGGTGACGGGCGCGATCGCCCGGACCGCCACGAACTACCGCGCCGGCGCCCGGACGCCCGTGGCCGCCCTCGTCCACGCGGTGACGCTCGCGGCGGTCGTCGCCGTCTTCGCCCCGCTGGCCTCGTCGGTGCCGCTGGCGACGCTGGCGGCGGTGCTGCTCGTGGTGGCCTGGAACATGGGCGAGTGGCCTGAGATCCCGTCCATCCTGAAGCTCGAGTGGACGGACATCGCCGTGTGGCTGCTCACGTTCGTCCTCACGGTGGTGGCCGACCTGACGGTGGCGGTCGAGTCGGGCATGGTGCTGGCGGCCCTGCTCTACGTCCACCGCGTGTCGCAGACCACCACGGTCGAGGGCGTGACCGAGGCCTACATCGACGAGGGCCGGCCGCACGTCCTCCAGGGCAAGGACATCCCGCCCTACGTGAGCATCGTGCGCGTGCACGGCCCCTTCCTGTTCGGCACGACGACGCTGCTCGACGAGGCGACGGCGGACGTGGAGCAGTTCGACGCGATCGTCATCCTCCGCCTCAGAAACATGACCGCGATCGACGCCACGGGCGTGGACGCGCTCGAACGGCTCCACGACCGCGTGGTGCGCTCCGGCCGCCGCATGCTGTTCTGCGGCGCCCGTCAGCAGCCGGCCGCCTATCTCGCGCGCGCAGAGTTCGTGCACCACGTCGGCGCCGTGAACATCCTGCCCAACGTCGACGCCGCGCTGGACCGCGCCCGTGCCCTGGTCGCGTCCGGCGAGGTCGAGCCGGGCTCGCGGGCCGGCGCACCGACCGGATAG
- a CDS encoding CoA transferase, whose protein sequence is MAPLDGIRVVSLALNVPGPAAVARLVGEGADAVKVEPPAGDPLALYSRAWYDELHRGVERRTLDLKTAPGRAALDDLLAAAHVLITSQRPAALVRLGLAPEPLTARHPALRTVAIVGDVREPDVAGHDLTYQAGAGLLREGLPITLLADLIGAERVVSAVLLALAGPPGTRTVVGLRDALDSLAAPLRHGLTVSGGRFGGGDPAYNVYRTRDGRLAVAALEPHFRARLYAVLDLPLDAPLASPAAARSCAEWTSLAEAHDLPLVAIPDA, encoded by the coding sequence GTGGCTCCGCTCGACGGCATCCGCGTGGTCTCGCTCGCGTTGAACGTGCCCGGCCCGGCGGCCGTGGCGCGGCTCGTGGGCGAGGGCGCCGACGCGGTGAAGGTGGAGCCGCCGGCCGGGGACCCGCTCGCGCTCTACAGCCGGGCGTGGTACGACGAGCTCCATCGCGGCGTCGAGCGGAGGACGCTGGACCTCAAGACCGCGCCCGGGCGGGCGGCGCTGGACGACCTCCTCGCGGCCGCCCACGTCCTGATCACCAGCCAGCGCCCGGCCGCACTGGTCCGCCTGGGCCTGGCGCCCGAGCCCCTGACCGCGAGGCACCCGGCCCTGCGGACCGTCGCCATCGTGGGCGACGTGCGCGAGCCCGATGTCGCGGGCCACGACCTGACCTATCAGGCGGGTGCCGGTCTCCTCCGCGAGGGCCTGCCCATCACGCTGCTCGCCGACCTGATCGGCGCCGAGCGCGTCGTGTCCGCCGTGCTCCTCGCGCTCGCCGGCCCCCCGGGCACTCGAACCGTGGTGGGCCTGCGCGACGCGCTCGACTCGCTCGCGGCCCCACTGCGGCACGGCCTCACGGTGTCGGGCGGCCGGTTCGGCGGCGGCGATCCGGCCTACAACGTCTACCGCACGCGGGACGGACGGCTGGCGGTCGCGGCGCTCGAGCCCCACTTCCGGGCCCGTCTCTATGCGGTCCTCGACCTGCCACTCGACGCGCCGCTGGCATCGCCGGCCGCCGCGCGGTCGTGCGCGGAATGGACGTCGCTGGCCGAGGCGCACGACCTCCCCCTCGTCGCGATTCCCGACGCGTGA